The Rhododendron vialii isolate Sample 1 chromosome 6a, ASM3025357v1 genome includes a window with the following:
- the LOC131329710 gene encoding probable amino acid permease 7 isoform X1 — MGTLESKAMGVEARDHQTPLVESSFSASSIQPIKRTGVLWTAVAHIITGVIGSGVLSLAWSVAQLGWIAGPLTMLTFASITIVSAFSLCNCYRSPDPLCGPTRNTSYLAAVRMILGKRSAVVSSIILRINYCKVGIVYTITAATSIRAILKSNCYHKEGHQAACDYGYTSYMLFFGFVQIVMSQIPNFRDTEWLSIVASIMSFSYSIIGSALGLAKVIGDGSVKGSIGGVPTSTASQKVWLVSQAIGDIAFAFPFSVILIEIQDTLKSPPPEKVTMKKASATAISITTFFYLCCGGFGYAAFGDSAPGNLLTGFGFYEPYWLIDFANACIILHLVGGYQVFSQPLFADLEKLIAEKFPNSEFIHENYVLKAPVLPAFRLNFLRLCFRTVYVAFITGIAIAFPYFNQVVGVAGSLTFWPLVIYFPVEMYIAQMNIRAWTRKWIVLRVFTIVCLMVALFALIGSIEGLIKARFG; from the exons ATGGGTACTTTGGAATCGAAGGCCATGGGAGTGGAAGCCAGAGATCATCAAACCCCTTTGGTTGAATCTTCGTTTTCTGCATCATCCATTCAACCCATCAAAAGAACTG GGGTCCTATGGACCGCTGTGGCGCACATAATAACGGGAGTGATAGGGTCAGGGGTACTATCACTGGCATGGAGCGTGGCTCAGCTAGGTTGGATTGCAGGACCATTGACAATGCTGACATTTGCGTCAATCACTATTGTTTCTGCCTTCTCTCTCTGCAACTGCTACCGGTCACCCGATCCCCTTTGCGGGCCTACCAGAAATACCTCCTACTTGGCAGCCGTTCGGATGATTTTAG GAAAGAGGAGCGCAGTAGTGTCTAGTATCATTCTACGAATAAACTATTGCAAGGTTGGGATCGTCTATACCATTACGGCTGCTACCAGCATTAG AGCAATTCTGAAATCAAACTGTTACCACAAAGAAGGGCACCAAGCTGCTTGTGACTATGGATATACTTCTTATATGCTCTTCTTTGGATTTGTTCAAATAGTAATGTCTCAGATACCCAACTTTCGTGATACAGAATGGCTCTCAATTGTCGCTTCAATCATGTCATTCTCCTATTCGATCATTGGATCGGCACTTGGCCTCGCTAAAGTAATAG GAGATGGAAGCGTAAAGGGTAGCATTGGAGGGGTACCAACTTCTACAGCATCTCAGAAAGTATGGTTGGTTTCTCAAGCGATTGGGGACATTGCGTTTGCTTTTCCATTCTCTGTCATTCTGATTGAGATACAG GACACCTTGAAGTCGCCTCCACCAGAAAAGGTAACCATGAAGAAGGCCTCAGCAACAGCGATTAGTATAACGACATTCTTTTATCTCTGCTGTGGAGGATTTGGTTATGCGGCCTTTGGAGATTCTGCACCAGGGAACCTCCTAACAGGATTCGGATTCTATGAGCCGTATTGGCTCATCGACTTTGCCAATGCGTGCATCATTCTTCATCTAGTTGGAGGATATCAG GTATTCAGTCAACCACTGTTTGCAGACTTGGAAAAATTGATTGCTGAGAAGTTCCCCAACAGTGAATTTATACATgaaaattatgttttgaaaGCTCCAGTGTTGCCGGCTTTTAGGTTAAATTTTCTCAGGCTGTGCTTTCGAACAGTTTATGTTGCATTTATCACTGGAATTGCAATAGCCTTCCCCTACTTCAACCAAGTTGTGGGAGTAGCTGGCTCTTTAACCTTTTGGCCGTTGGTTATCTATTTCCCTGTGGAAATGTACATTGCCCAGATGAATATCCGAGCTTGGACAAGAAAGTGGATTGTCCTTCGTGTTTTTACCATTGTTTGTTTGATGGTCGCATTGTTTGCGTTGATTGGATCAATTGAAGGGTTGATAAAAGCAAGGTTTGGCTAG
- the LOC131329710 gene encoding probable amino acid permease 7 isoform X2 — MGVEARDHQTPLVESSFSASSIQPIKRTGVLWTAVAHIITGVIGSGVLSLAWSVAQLGWIAGPLTMLTFASITIVSAFSLCNCYRSPDPLCGPTRNTSYLAAVRMILGKRSAVVSSIILRINYCKVGIVYTITAATSIRAILKSNCYHKEGHQAACDYGYTSYMLFFGFVQIVMSQIPNFRDTEWLSIVASIMSFSYSIIGSALGLAKVIGDGSVKGSIGGVPTSTASQKVWLVSQAIGDIAFAFPFSVILIEIQDTLKSPPPEKVTMKKASATAISITTFFYLCCGGFGYAAFGDSAPGNLLTGFGFYEPYWLIDFANACIILHLVGGYQVFSQPLFADLEKLIAEKFPNSEFIHENYVLKAPVLPAFRLNFLRLCFRTVYVAFITGIAIAFPYFNQVVGVAGSLTFWPLVIYFPVEMYIAQMNIRAWTRKWIVLRVFTIVCLMVALFALIGSIEGLIKARFG, encoded by the exons ATGGGAGTGGAAGCCAGAGATCATCAAACCCCTTTGGTTGAATCTTCGTTTTCTGCATCATCCATTCAACCCATCAAAAGAACTG GGGTCCTATGGACCGCTGTGGCGCACATAATAACGGGAGTGATAGGGTCAGGGGTACTATCACTGGCATGGAGCGTGGCTCAGCTAGGTTGGATTGCAGGACCATTGACAATGCTGACATTTGCGTCAATCACTATTGTTTCTGCCTTCTCTCTCTGCAACTGCTACCGGTCACCCGATCCCCTTTGCGGGCCTACCAGAAATACCTCCTACTTGGCAGCCGTTCGGATGATTTTAG GAAAGAGGAGCGCAGTAGTGTCTAGTATCATTCTACGAATAAACTATTGCAAGGTTGGGATCGTCTATACCATTACGGCTGCTACCAGCATTAG AGCAATTCTGAAATCAAACTGTTACCACAAAGAAGGGCACCAAGCTGCTTGTGACTATGGATATACTTCTTATATGCTCTTCTTTGGATTTGTTCAAATAGTAATGTCTCAGATACCCAACTTTCGTGATACAGAATGGCTCTCAATTGTCGCTTCAATCATGTCATTCTCCTATTCGATCATTGGATCGGCACTTGGCCTCGCTAAAGTAATAG GAGATGGAAGCGTAAAGGGTAGCATTGGAGGGGTACCAACTTCTACAGCATCTCAGAAAGTATGGTTGGTTTCTCAAGCGATTGGGGACATTGCGTTTGCTTTTCCATTCTCTGTCATTCTGATTGAGATACAG GACACCTTGAAGTCGCCTCCACCAGAAAAGGTAACCATGAAGAAGGCCTCAGCAACAGCGATTAGTATAACGACATTCTTTTATCTCTGCTGTGGAGGATTTGGTTATGCGGCCTTTGGAGATTCTGCACCAGGGAACCTCCTAACAGGATTCGGATTCTATGAGCCGTATTGGCTCATCGACTTTGCCAATGCGTGCATCATTCTTCATCTAGTTGGAGGATATCAG GTATTCAGTCAACCACTGTTTGCAGACTTGGAAAAATTGATTGCTGAGAAGTTCCCCAACAGTGAATTTATACATgaaaattatgttttgaaaGCTCCAGTGTTGCCGGCTTTTAGGTTAAATTTTCTCAGGCTGTGCTTTCGAACAGTTTATGTTGCATTTATCACTGGAATTGCAATAGCCTTCCCCTACTTCAACCAAGTTGTGGGAGTAGCTGGCTCTTTAACCTTTTGGCCGTTGGTTATCTATTTCCCTGTGGAAATGTACATTGCCCAGATGAATATCCGAGCTTGGACAAGAAAGTGGATTGTCCTTCGTGTTTTTACCATTGTTTGTTTGATGGTCGCATTGTTTGCGTTGATTGGATCAATTGAAGGGTTGATAAAAGCAAGGTTTGGCTAG
- the LOC131329760 gene encoding uncharacterized protein LOC131329760, with the protein MAESKDTHIVEIPVDEEHQQKQQITISAMQNHPLMEISQSPGHLLLLKLWQREESLFARRISMKETRMDSIKSDLFQLCFFFFVFHGFFLTILFTSSINSEHRDRVCRSWFIPSILSVSSSVVIMLLVQMKLYRYWKVERQLQRERVESRALTRCIQELRMKGASFDLSKEPQNGKRMKSSSVEIKWKPLTWCYQNLLTICLLCFAALVSPASKLILCV; encoded by the coding sequence ATGGCGGAATCCAAAGACACCCACATAGTCGAAATCCCCGTCGACGAAGAACACCAACAGAAGCAACAGATCACGATATCCGCAATGCAAAACCATCCACTGATGGAAATCTCCCAATCCCCTGGCCATCTCTTGCTCCTCAAGCTCTGGCAGAGAGAGGAATCCCTCTTCGCCCGTCGAATCTCCATGAAAGAGACCAGAATGGATTCCATCAAATCAGACTTGTTCcaactttgttttttcttcttcgtcTTTCATGGGTTTTTCCTCACCATTTTGTTCACGTCTTCTATTAACTCGGAACACCGCGATCGCGTGTGTCGTAGTTGGTTTATTCCTTCGATTTTATCTGTTTCGAGTTCGGTTGTTATCATGTTGTTGGTTCAGATGAAATTGTACAGGTATTGGAAGGTGGAGAGGCAGTTACAGAGGGAGAGAGTTGAGAGCAGGGCATTGACAAGGTGCATTCAGGAATTGAGGATGAAAGGGGCGAGCTTCGATCTGTCGAAAGAGCCGCAAAATGGGAAGAGAATGAAAAGCTCGAGTGTGGAAATCAAGTGGAAGCCCCTCACTTGGTGTTACCAGAATCTGTTAACTAtttgtttgctttgctttgcaGCTCTGGTCTCCCCCGCTTCCAAATTAATCCTCTGCGTTTAG
- the LOC131329746 gene encoding THO complex subunit 3-like isoform X1, producing the protein MDKTAPFKNLDSREYQGHKKKVHSVAWNCSGTKVASGSADQTARIWHIEPHGHGKVKDIELKGHNDSVDQLCWDPKHSDLIATASGDKTVCLWDARSGKCTQQAELSDENINITYKPDGTHIAVGNRDDELTILDVRKFKAIHKQKFSYEVNEMAWSMTGDRLFLTTGNGTVEVLAYPSLQPLDTLVAHTASCYCIAIDPLGRYFAVGSADSLVSLWDISQMLCVRTFTKLEWPVRTVSFNYTGEFIASASEDSFTDISNVQTGRSVHQIPCRAATNSVEWNPKYNLLAYAGDDKNKYQADEGVFRIFGFESA; encoded by the exons ATGGATAAAACCGCGCCCTTCAAAAACCTTGACAGCAGAGAATACCAAGGTCACAAGAAgaag GTGCATTCGGTTGCTTGGAATTGCAGTGGCACGAAGGTTGCATCCGGTTCTGCTGATCAAACAGCTCGAATTTGGCATATCGAGCCTCATGGACAT GGTAAGGTTAAAGACATTGAACTGAAGGGGCACAATGACAGCGTGGATCAGTTATGCTGGGACCCGAAACATTCTGACTTAATAGCAACTGCATCGGGTGACAAGACTGTTTGTCTGTGGGATGCCCGTA GTGGAAAATGCACACAGCAAGCTGAACTTAGTGATGAAAACATTAACATCACCTACAAGCCTGACGGTACACACATTGCTGTTGGGAACAGG GATGATGAACTAACAATATTGGACGTGCGCAAATTTAAGGCTATCCATAAGCAGAAATTCAGTTATGAG GTAAATGAGATGGCATGGAGCATGACAGGCGATAGGTTATTTTTGACAACAGGGAATG GCACTGTTGAAGTACTAGCATATCCATCTCTTCAACCACTTGATACCCTTGTGGCTCATACAGCTAGTTGCTATTGCATTGCAATTGATCCATTAGGAAG ATATTTTGCTGTTGGAAGTGCTGATTCGTTGGTCAGCCTTTGGGATATCTCACAGATGCTCTGCGTACGAACATTCACAAAACTCGA GTGGCCAGTCAGGACAGTAAGCTTCAACTACACTGGAGAATTTATTGCTTCTGCCAGTGAAGACTCATTCACTGATATA TCCAATGTTCAAACTGGACGATCAGTCCACCAAATTCCCTGCCGGGCTGCCACGAACAGTGTGGAATGGAATCCCAAATACAATCTGCTTGCATATGCGGGAGATGATAAAAACAAGTACCAGGCTGATGAAG GTGTTTTCCGAATATTTGGCTTTGAGAGTGCATAG
- the LOC131329746 gene encoding THO complex subunit 3-like isoform X2: MDKTAPFKNLDSREYQGHKKKVHSVAWNCSGTKVASGSADQTARIWHIEPHGHGKVKDIELKGHNDSVDQLCWDPKHSDLIATASGDKTVCLWDARSGKCTQQAELSDENINITYKPDGTHIAVGNRDDELTILDVRKFKAIHKQKFSYEVNEMAWSMTGDRLFLTTGNGTVEVLAYPSLQPLDTLVAHTASCYCIAIDPLGRYFAVGSADSLVSLWDISQMLCVRTFTKLEWPVRTVSFNYTGEFIASASEDSFTDIWWLYPSI, from the exons ATGGATAAAACCGCGCCCTTCAAAAACCTTGACAGCAGAGAATACCAAGGTCACAAGAAgaag GTGCATTCGGTTGCTTGGAATTGCAGTGGCACGAAGGTTGCATCCGGTTCTGCTGATCAAACAGCTCGAATTTGGCATATCGAGCCTCATGGACAT GGTAAGGTTAAAGACATTGAACTGAAGGGGCACAATGACAGCGTGGATCAGTTATGCTGGGACCCGAAACATTCTGACTTAATAGCAACTGCATCGGGTGACAAGACTGTTTGTCTGTGGGATGCCCGTA GTGGAAAATGCACACAGCAAGCTGAACTTAGTGATGAAAACATTAACATCACCTACAAGCCTGACGGTACACACATTGCTGTTGGGAACAGG GATGATGAACTAACAATATTGGACGTGCGCAAATTTAAGGCTATCCATAAGCAGAAATTCAGTTATGAG GTAAATGAGATGGCATGGAGCATGACAGGCGATAGGTTATTTTTGACAACAGGGAATG GCACTGTTGAAGTACTAGCATATCCATCTCTTCAACCACTTGATACCCTTGTGGCTCATACAGCTAGTTGCTATTGCATTGCAATTGATCCATTAGGAAG ATATTTTGCTGTTGGAAGTGCTGATTCGTTGGTCAGCCTTTGGGATATCTCACAGATGCTCTGCGTACGAACATTCACAAAACTCGA GTGGCCAGTCAGGACAGTAAGCTTCAACTACACTGGAGAATTTATTGCTTCTGCCAGTGAAGACTCATTCACTGATATA TGGTGGTTGTATCCTTCCATTTGA